A genomic segment from Streptomyces sp. NBC_01233 encodes:
- a CDS encoding sensor histidine kinase — MQVLLVALVVAGCAVYAYVTARGQAEDAARRQAGAVAHAVADSPSVREAVRGAARGSDPSVELQPYAQKVRAGSGVDFVTIMDLDGRRWTHPDPRRIGEPFMGNTAPALRGETFSETYTGTLGPSIRVVTPLEDDGRIVGLVSAGITVRAISDRLGAQLSALAWVAAAALALGGVGTYVVNARLRRHTHGMNAAELSRMYDYHQAALHGVREGLLMLDGQRRITLINDAGRVLLGLPGGEITGTGVADLGLPAPLTGALLADRPRMDEVHLTADRVLVVNSSPVAGGGRRGTVVTLRDHTELQALTGELDHERGFTQALRSQAHEAANRLHTVVSLIELGRADEAVDFATAELELAQALTDEVVTAVGEPVLVALLLGKAAQAHERGVELVVTADSRSLDDGGGLPPARDLVTVLGNLIDNAVDAVTAVPGARIAVTLRPERDELLLRVADNGPGLPEGVDVFRRGWSGKGEGRGLGLALVQQVAQRCGGTVTAAQGPGGGAEFTVRLPVASPQGEAAPDPVASPPPASARGGVAPDPAVGDPR; from the coding sequence ATGCAGGTGCTGCTGGTCGCGCTGGTCGTCGCGGGCTGCGCCGTCTACGCGTACGTCACCGCCCGAGGCCAGGCCGAGGACGCCGCCCGGAGGCAGGCCGGTGCCGTGGCCCATGCGGTCGCCGACTCACCCTCCGTACGCGAGGCCGTTCGGGGAGCGGCCCGCGGCAGCGACCCGTCGGTCGAGCTCCAGCCCTACGCGCAGAAGGTCCGCGCGGGCTCGGGGGTGGACTTCGTGACGATCATGGACCTTGACGGGCGGCGCTGGACCCACCCCGACCCGCGCCGGATCGGCGAGCCCTTCATGGGCAACACCGCCCCCGCGCTGCGCGGCGAGACCTTCAGCGAGACCTACACCGGCACCCTCGGCCCCTCCATCCGCGTGGTCACCCCGCTGGAGGACGACGGCCGGATCGTCGGCCTCGTCAGCGCCGGGATCACCGTCCGAGCGATCAGCGACCGGCTCGGGGCGCAGCTCTCCGCCCTCGCCTGGGTCGCCGCCGCCGCCCTCGCCCTCGGCGGGGTCGGCACGTACGTCGTCAACGCCCGGCTGCGCCGCCACACTCATGGCATGAACGCGGCCGAGCTCAGCCGGATGTACGACTACCACCAGGCGGCCCTGCACGGGGTCCGCGAGGGGCTGCTCATGCTCGACGGGCAGCGCAGGATCACCCTGATCAACGACGCCGGGCGGGTGCTGCTGGGGCTGCCGGGCGGGGAGATCACCGGCACCGGCGTCGCCGATCTCGGTCTGCCGGCCCCCCTCACCGGAGCCCTGCTCGCCGACCGGCCCCGGATGGACGAGGTGCACCTGACCGCCGACCGGGTGCTGGTCGTGAACAGTTCGCCGGTCGCGGGCGGCGGCCGCCGGGGCACCGTGGTCACCTTGCGTGACCACACCGAGCTGCAGGCGCTGACGGGCGAGCTGGATCACGAGCGGGGTTTCACGCAGGCCCTGCGCTCCCAGGCCCACGAGGCGGCCAACCGGCTGCACACCGTGGTCTCCCTGATCGAACTCGGCCGTGCGGACGAGGCGGTGGACTTCGCCACCGCCGAGCTGGAACTGGCCCAGGCCCTCACCGACGAGGTGGTCACCGCGGTCGGGGAGCCGGTGCTGGTGGCGCTGCTGCTGGGCAAGGCCGCCCAGGCGCACGAGCGGGGCGTGGAGCTGGTCGTCACCGCGGACAGCCGAAGCCTCGACGACGGCGGCGGGCTGCCGCCGGCCCGTGACCTGGTCACGGTGCTGGGCAACCTCATCGACAACGCGGTCGACGCCGTGACCGCCGTACCGGGCGCCCGGATCGCGGTGACGCTGCGGCCGGAACGGGACGAGCTGCTGCTGCGGGTCGCCGACAACGGGCCCGGGCTGCCCGAGGGGGTGGACGTGTTCCGCCGGGGCTGGTCCGGCAAGGGGGAGGGGCGCGGCCTCGGTCTCGCCCTGGTCCAGCAGGTGGCCCAGCGCTGCGGCGGCACGGTGACCGCCGCGCAGGGGCCGGGCGGCGGAGCGGAGTTCACGGTCCGCCTGCCGGTCGCGTCCCCGCAGGGCGAGGCGGCCCCGGACCCGGTCGCATCGCCGCCGCCGGCCTCCGCGCGGGGCGGGGTGGCCCCGGATCCGGCCGTCGGGGATCCGCGGTGA
- a CDS encoding cation:dicarboxylate symporter family transporter: MAARRDRTHYLYIAVIGAVLLGIAVGFAAPGVAVELKPLGTGFVNLIKMMISPIIFCTIVLGIGSVRKAAKVGAVGGLALGYFMVMSTVALAIGLLVGNLLEPGSGLHLTEAARSAGEAQAKAGGAESTPEFLLGIIPTTLVSAFTGGEVLQTLLVALLCGFALQAMGTAGEPLLRGIGHVQKLVFRVLAMIMWAAPVGAFGAIAAVVGATGIDALKSLAVIMIGFYTTCLLFVFVVLGTLLRVCTGVSVFALLRYLGREFLLILSTSSSESALPRLIAKMEHLGVSRPVTGITVPTGYSFNLDGTAIYLTMSSLFVAEAMGKPLALGEQISLLLFMIIASKGAAGVTGAGLATLAGGLQSHRPELVDGVGLIVGIDRFMSEARALTNFAGNAVATVLIGTWTKEFDHARAAEVLAGRLPFDETTLVDDAHGTEPAEPAPAPAAVPVPSHAPKDGVPV; this comes from the coding sequence GTGGCCGCCAGACGCGACAGAACGCACTATCTCTACATCGCGGTGATCGGCGCGGTGCTGCTCGGCATCGCCGTCGGCTTCGCCGCGCCCGGCGTGGCCGTGGAGCTCAAACCACTGGGCACCGGCTTCGTCAACCTCATCAAGATGATGATCTCGCCCATCATCTTCTGCACGATCGTGCTGGGCATCGGATCCGTCCGGAAGGCCGCCAAGGTGGGCGCCGTGGGCGGGCTCGCCCTCGGCTACTTCATGGTCATGTCCACGGTCGCACTGGCCATCGGCCTGCTGGTCGGCAACCTCCTCGAGCCCGGCAGCGGTCTCCACCTCACCGAGGCGGCGCGCAGCGCCGGCGAGGCGCAGGCCAAGGCGGGCGGCGCCGAGAGCACGCCGGAGTTCCTGCTCGGGATCATCCCGACCACGCTGGTGTCCGCCTTCACCGGGGGCGAGGTGCTCCAGACGCTGCTGGTGGCACTGCTGTGCGGGTTCGCACTGCAGGCCATGGGCACGGCGGGGGAACCGCTGCTGCGGGGTATCGGGCACGTGCAGAAGCTGGTGTTCCGGGTCCTCGCGATGATCATGTGGGCGGCTCCGGTGGGCGCCTTCGGGGCCATCGCGGCGGTGGTCGGGGCCACCGGCATCGACGCACTGAAGTCCCTCGCCGTCATCATGATCGGCTTCTACACGACCTGCCTGCTGTTCGTGTTCGTGGTCCTGGGCACGCTGCTGCGGGTGTGCACGGGGGTCAGCGTCTTCGCCCTGCTGCGCTATCTGGGCCGGGAGTTCCTGCTGATCCTTTCGACCTCCTCGTCGGAGTCGGCCCTGCCGCGGCTGATCGCGAAGATGGAGCACCTGGGGGTGTCCCGGCCGGTCACCGGGATCACGGTGCCCACCGGGTACTCCTTCAACCTGGACGGGACCGCGATCTACCTGACGATGTCCTCGCTGTTCGTCGCCGAGGCGATGGGCAAGCCGCTCGCTCTGGGCGAGCAGATCTCACTGCTGCTGTTCATGATCATCGCCTCGAAGGGCGCGGCCGGGGTGACCGGCGCCGGCCTGGCCACCCTCGCCGGCGGACTGCAGTCGCACCGGCCGGAACTGGTGGACGGGGTCGGCCTGATCGTGGGCATCGACCGGTTCATGAGCGAGGCGCGGGCCCTGACCAACTTCGCGGGCAACGCCGTCGCGACGGTGCTCATCGGCACGTGGACGAAGGAGTTCGACCACGCACGGGCCGCCGAAGTCCTCGCAGGGCGGTTGCCGTTCGACGAGACCACCCTGGTCGACGACGCGCACGGGACGGAGCCGGCCGAGCCGGCACCGGCGCCGGCCGCCGTGCCGGTCCCCTCGCACGCCCCCAAGGACGGCGTACCGGTCTAG
- a CDS encoding S8 family peptidase encodes MLAATLGAALAFGAPAALAGTAPVSPSGSPASASAAAAPRAAAPTSQSATWVAGTRAYLVITAPGDTTAVRSAVTSNGGTVFQHYDAIGVIVAHSASGTFATTMRGVSGVQQVGATRTSDVPADAYNPALPANPAQSTTPSGEPVRADMTQIKADQAWAVTTGSASVKVGILDTGVDDQHQDLAPNFNAADSASCAYGKPDARTGAWRDVGTHGTHVAGTVAAAKNGKGVIGVAPGVKISSVRIAEPGSSLFFAENTVCGFMWAGDHGFKVTNNSYYTDPWQFNCPDNADQAAIIEGVKRAQEYAEGKGSLQVAAAGNSNIDLANKTTDTESPNDSTPVTRTITNACLDIPTELPGVVTVSAMGTTAKASYSNYGLNVVDVTAPGGDATGIYSTQPGGKYGTMSGTSMASPHVAGVAALLASTNPGITPAQLRDKLATQANDVACPSDSRCKGTTAKNGFFGEGQVDALKAVGSTPPPGKYFENAGDFAIGDNTTVESPITVSGVTGNAPATLKVGVNIVHTYIGDLKVDLIAPDGTVYTVHNRAGGSTDNINQVFTVNASSEVANGTWKLRVNDNAGGDTGKIDSWNLTF; translated from the coding sequence GTGCTGGCCGCCACGCTCGGCGCGGCACTCGCCTTCGGGGCTCCCGCCGCGCTCGCCGGCACCGCCCCGGTCTCTCCTTCCGGCTCCCCCGCCTCCGCCTCCGCTGCGGCGGCGCCCCGGGCCGCGGCCCCGACTTCCCAGAGTGCGACCTGGGTTGCCGGCACCCGTGCCTACCTCGTGATCACCGCTCCCGGTGACACCACGGCGGTACGGAGCGCCGTCACCTCCAACGGCGGTACGGTCTTCCAGCACTACGACGCGATCGGCGTGATCGTCGCCCACTCCGCGTCCGGTACCTTCGCCACCACCATGCGCGGTGTGAGCGGGGTCCAGCAGGTCGGCGCCACCCGCACCTCGGACGTGCCGGCGGACGCCTACAACCCGGCGCTGCCCGCCAACCCGGCGCAGTCCACGACGCCTTCGGGCGAGCCGGTCCGCGCCGACATGACGCAGATCAAGGCCGACCAGGCCTGGGCCGTCACCACCGGCTCCGCCTCCGTCAAGGTCGGCATCCTGGACACCGGTGTGGACGACCAGCACCAGGACCTGGCCCCGAACTTCAACGCGGCGGACTCCGCGTCCTGCGCCTACGGAAAGCCGGACGCCCGTACCGGCGCCTGGCGGGACGTCGGCACCCACGGCACGCACGTGGCCGGTACGGTCGCCGCCGCCAAGAACGGCAAGGGCGTCATCGGTGTGGCGCCGGGCGTGAAGATCTCCTCGGTGCGCATCGCCGAGCCCGGCTCCTCGCTCTTCTTCGCCGAGAACACCGTCTGCGGCTTCATGTGGGCCGGTGACCACGGCTTCAAGGTCACCAACAACAGCTACTACACGGACCCGTGGCAGTTCAACTGCCCGGACAACGCCGACCAGGCCGCGATCATCGAGGGCGTCAAGCGCGCCCAGGAGTACGCCGAGGGCAAGGGCTCGCTGCAGGTCGCGGCGGCCGGCAACTCCAACATCGACCTGGCCAACAAGACGACCGACACCGAGTCCCCGAACGACTCGACCCCGGTCACCCGCACCATCACCAACGCCTGCCTGGACATCCCGACCGAACTCCCGGGCGTGGTCACGGTCTCGGCGATGGGCACCACCGCCAAGGCCTCGTACTCCAACTACGGCCTGAACGTCGTCGACGTGACGGCCCCCGGCGGCGACGCCACCGGCATCTACAGCACCCAGCCGGGCGGCAAGTACGGCACCATGAGCGGCACGTCGATGGCCTCGCCGCACGTCGCGGGCGTGGCCGCGCTGCTGGCCAGCACCAACCCGGGCATCACCCCGGCGCAGCTGCGCGACAAGCTGGCCACCCAGGCCAACGACGTCGCCTGCCCGTCGGACAGCCGGTGCAAGGGCACCACCGCGAAGAACGGCTTCTTCGGCGAGGGCCAGGTCGACGCCCTCAAGGCGGTCGGCTCCACCCCGCCGCCCGGCAAGTACTTCGAGAACGCCGGTGACTTCGCCATCGGCGACAACACCACCGTGGAGAGCCCGATCACCGTCAGCGGGGTGACCGGCAACGCCCCGGCCACCCTCAAGGTCGGTGTGAACATCGTGCACACCTACATCGGCGACCTGAAGGTCGACCTGATCGCTCCCGACGGCACCGTCTACACGGTCCACAACCGGGCCGGCGGCAGCACGGACAACATCAACCAGGTCTTCACCGTCAACGCCTCCTCCGAGGTCGCCAACGGCACCTGGAAGCTCCGTGTGAACGACAACGCCGGCGGCGACACCGGCAAGATCGACTCCTGGAACCTGACCTTCTGA
- a CDS encoding alpha/beta hydrolase family protein has product MTAPSPSSHQPSELSRRAALTGLAAGAGSLALGGGAPAAAAGPRPSGSAEPSAADPDPAPGAMKLFADPGFNFAGLLALGGAGMHASEVGEVLTAVNAINAAGLSEQTFSDTFRSWGDKLAAPPATGRGGHETPSQTRRMRSLRAAQYYAQALFYVLGTDHPGDEKAVYQAGRAAWDTFARLCSPAAVRAKVAYGSTHLPVWFFRPDGPETPRPTVILTNGSDGQNLDMWTYGVSAALDRGWNALVYDGPGQGQLLFVEEMPFTTRWEKVVGPIVDWLDARKDVDSARIALTGLSMGGNLVARAAAFEHRLAAVACQPGCVSPWLGFDEELRDIVTADKEETNRIWNEEVVPELTPQLAFTVKKRFEIFDRQALLQARAGKVLTDLWTPAQVAIGLDVTKVVPRIKAPVLVLDYDFETFYPGQPQQMYDLVRSRKEYVKMAEATGAQLHCSPMAPQQHCEVVFDWLADVLRS; this is encoded by the coding sequence ATGACCGCTCCCTCTCCCTCATCGCACCAGCCGTCCGAGCTGTCCCGCCGCGCCGCGCTCACCGGACTCGCCGCCGGTGCCGGCTCCCTCGCCCTGGGCGGTGGTGCCCCGGCGGCCGCCGCCGGGCCCCGGCCGTCCGGCTCGGCCGAACCGTCCGCCGCGGACCCGGACCCCGCGCCGGGGGCGATGAAGCTCTTCGCCGACCCGGGCTTCAACTTCGCCGGCCTGCTCGCCCTCGGCGGGGCCGGCATGCACGCCTCCGAGGTCGGCGAGGTGCTCACCGCGGTCAACGCGATCAACGCCGCCGGGCTGTCGGAGCAGACCTTCAGTGACACCTTCCGCTCCTGGGGCGACAAGCTCGCCGCACCGCCGGCCACCGGCCGGGGCGGCCACGAGACCCCCTCGCAGACCCGGCGCATGCGCTCCCTGCGCGCCGCCCAGTACTACGCCCAGGCGCTGTTCTACGTCCTCGGCACCGACCACCCCGGGGACGAGAAGGCGGTGTACCAGGCCGGACGCGCGGCATGGGACACCTTCGCCCGGCTCTGCAGCCCGGCCGCCGTCCGGGCGAAGGTCGCGTACGGCAGCACGCACCTGCCGGTCTGGTTCTTCCGCCCGGACGGCCCGGAGACCCCCCGCCCGACCGTCATCCTCACCAACGGCAGCGACGGGCAGAACCTCGACATGTGGACCTACGGCGTGTCCGCGGCCCTCGACCGCGGCTGGAACGCCCTCGTCTACGACGGCCCCGGCCAGGGGCAGCTGCTCTTCGTGGAGGAGATGCCCTTCACCACCCGGTGGGAGAAGGTCGTCGGCCCGATCGTCGACTGGCTGGACGCGCGCAAGGACGTGGACAGCGCACGGATCGCGCTCACCGGCCTCAGCATGGGCGGCAACCTCGTCGCCCGCGCCGCCGCCTTCGAGCACCGGCTCGCGGCGGTGGCCTGCCAGCCGGGCTGTGTGAGCCCCTGGCTCGGCTTCGACGAGGAGCTGCGCGACATCGTCACGGCCGACAAGGAGGAGACCAACCGGATCTGGAACGAGGAGGTGGTTCCGGAACTGACCCCGCAGCTGGCCTTCACGGTCAAGAAGCGCTTCGAGATCTTCGACCGCCAGGCCCTGCTCCAGGCGCGCGCCGGCAAGGTCCTCACCGACCTCTGGACCCCGGCACAGGTGGCCATCGGACTCGACGTCACCAAGGTCGTGCCGCGGATCAAGGCGCCGGTGCTCGTCCTGGACTACGACTTCGAGACGTTCTACCCGGGCCAGCCGCAGCAGATGTACGACCTGGTCCGCTCGCGCAAGGAGTACGTGAAGATGGCGGAGGCCACCGGGGCGCAGTTGCACTGCTCCCCGATGGCCCCCCAGCAGCACTGCGAGGTCGTGTTCGACTGGCTCGCGGATGTGCTCAGGTCCTAG
- a CDS encoding (2Fe-2S)-binding protein has product MDDVLRRLAAVGPFFTVPYGTEPPGPGFRPLTALYGERLGPYVTEVGRRIGSGPGRVAASTAQLGIASRLWSLGLGCAALAGRVPDLAADRVWWRLPAAGSLELWLPEPADLPAETLGETVLGNLAVLDEGLRERFGVSQKVLRGNAASGLVGALRVLIDRVPGGAAVALARALLAEGGALAGTGTFIHEEGLGVAFVRRSCCLYYQVPGGGLCGDCVLRTR; this is encoded by the coding sequence ATGGACGACGTACTGCGGCGACTGGCCGCCGTGGGGCCCTTCTTCACCGTCCCGTACGGGACGGAGCCGCCGGGGCCCGGCTTCCGGCCGCTGACGGCGCTGTACGGGGAGCGGCTCGGGCCGTATGTGACCGAGGTGGGCCGGCGGATCGGCAGCGGCCCGGGCCGGGTGGCCGCCTCGACCGCGCAGCTCGGCATCGCCTCCCGGCTGTGGTCGCTCGGGCTGGGGTGCGCGGCGCTGGCCGGGCGGGTCCCGGACCTGGCCGCCGACCGGGTGTGGTGGCGGCTGCCGGCCGCGGGGTCGCTGGAACTGTGGCTGCCCGAGCCCGCGGACCTGCCGGCCGAGACGCTCGGGGAGACGGTCCTGGGGAACCTGGCCGTGCTCGACGAGGGCCTGCGAGAGCGCTTCGGGGTCTCGCAGAAGGTCCTGCGGGGGAACGCGGCGTCCGGGCTCGTCGGGGCGCTGCGGGTGCTGATCGACCGGGTTCCGGGCGGCGCGGCCGTGGCACTGGCGCGGGCCCTGCTGGCCGAGGGCGGGGCCCTGGCGGGGACCGGCACCTTCATCCACGAGGAGGGGCTCGGGGTGGCCTTCGTACGGCGCAGCTGCTGCCTCTACTACCAGGTGCCGGGCGGCGGGCTGTGCGGGGACTGCGTGCTGCGGACCCGGTAG
- a CDS encoding alpha/beta fold hydrolase yields MNPQFGNGVTLIFDDLGPRGGAPVILIHGHPFNRTMWAPQTAALTAAGYRVIAPDLRGYGESPVLPGKALLADLADDLASLLASLGVEQVVVGGVSMGGQIAMELRLRHPGLVRALVLCDTSPVPETDDGKKLRRETAERLIAEGLRPYAEEVIDKMLAPYNVTGMPEAAARVSAMMCATDPQGAAAALRGRAERPDYRPVLAETTQPCLVLVGADDVYTPVAEAEALHALLPNAVLTVIEGAGHLPGVEQPEAFNRALLEFLAGL; encoded by the coding sequence ATGAACCCCCAATTTGGCAATGGTGTGACGCTGATTTTCGATGACTTGGGTCCCCGCGGCGGAGCGCCCGTAATCCTGATCCACGGACATCCCTTCAACCGCACGATGTGGGCCCCCCAGACGGCCGCCCTGACGGCCGCCGGATACCGTGTGATCGCCCCTGACCTGCGGGGATACGGAGAGAGCCCGGTGCTGCCGGGCAAGGCCCTGCTCGCCGATCTCGCGGACGATCTCGCCTCCCTCCTCGCCTCGCTGGGCGTCGAACAGGTGGTCGTCGGTGGTGTGTCCATGGGCGGTCAGATCGCGATGGAGCTCCGACTGCGCCACCCGGGTCTGGTACGGGCCCTCGTGCTCTGCGACACCTCCCCGGTTCCGGAGACGGACGACGGCAAGAAGCTCCGCCGGGAGACGGCCGAACGGCTGATCGCCGAGGGCCTGCGGCCGTACGCCGAGGAGGTCATTGACAAGATGCTGGCGCCCTACAACGTGACCGGCATGCCGGAGGCCGCCGCACGGGTGAGCGCCATGATGTGCGCGACCGACCCGCAGGGCGCGGCGGCCGCCCTGCGCGGCCGGGCCGAGCGCCCCGACTACCGGCCCGTGCTCGCCGAGACCACACAGCCCTGCCTGGTGCTGGTCGGCGCGGACGACGTCTACACCCCGGTCGCCGAGGCCGAGGCTCTGCACGCGCTGCTGCCGAACGCGGTGCTCACCGTCATCGAGGGAGCCGGGCACCTGCCCGGGGTGGAGCAGCCGGAGGCCTTCAACCGGGCGCTGCTGGAGTTCCTCGCCGGGCTCTGA
- a CDS encoding GNAT family N-acetyltransferase, with translation MPVPVHLAGRTVRLEPLAPHHTEALAVAGAEDRTTYAFTPVPHGVQASHEYIDRALADQASGRSLPFAIVRATDGRVVGSTRFLELDYWQGPLVWPAVPGVPFGDPATAIPDAAEIGNTWLSPAAQGTGINTEAKLLMLRHAFETWGVRRISLRADARNGRSRAAMERLGFTCEGVRRAHSRGLDGAVRSTAFYSILDEEWPAVRSIIELRLSAGAQRKRRRKTLIPA, from the coding sequence GTGCCCGTACCCGTACACCTCGCGGGCCGCACCGTGCGGCTCGAGCCCCTCGCCCCCCACCACACCGAGGCTCTGGCCGTGGCCGGGGCCGAGGATCGTACGACTTACGCCTTCACCCCCGTACCCCATGGGGTGCAGGCGTCCCACGAGTACATCGACCGCGCCCTCGCCGATCAGGCATCGGGTCGATCGCTCCCGTTCGCCATCGTCAGAGCCACTGACGGTCGCGTCGTCGGTTCGACCCGGTTCCTGGAACTCGACTACTGGCAGGGGCCGCTCGTGTGGCCCGCCGTGCCGGGCGTCCCGTTCGGCGATCCGGCAACGGCGATCCCCGATGCCGCCGAGATCGGCAATACCTGGCTGTCCCCCGCCGCCCAGGGAACCGGCATCAACACCGAGGCGAAGCTGCTCATGCTCCGCCATGCCTTCGAGACCTGGGGTGTCAGGCGCATCTCGCTGCGCGCCGATGCGCGCAACGGCCGGTCGCGAGCCGCGATGGAACGTCTCGGCTTCACTTGCGAGGGGGTCCGCCGGGCCCATTCGCGGGGGCTGGACGGCGCCGTCCGCAGCACTGCCTTCTACTCGATCCTCGACGAGGAGTGGCCGGCCGTGCGGTCGATCATCGAGCTGAGGCTGTCGGCCGGCGCGCAGCGCAAGCGGCGCCGCAAGACGCTGATCCCGGCCTAG
- a CDS encoding TolB family protein, translating into MTFQRRILLLATAVLLLTAVGVLAVLRASSRVEEKDHAQAGGPRVSEGAVSLDPGRGGRRIVFRNMAWGPHRDELATVPAGVPEGARTASGVSCLRFHAAGGTGICLQADRSGVQDGYKAVVLDARLKEVSAHPLNGVPTRARVSPGGHLAAWTVFVGGDSYAGTNFSTRTSVLDLRTGRLDASLEDFEILKDGKPYRAADVNLWGVTFAADERTFYGTLATGGRTHLVRGDLAGRTVTTLRENVECPSLSPDGTRLVFKKRVPDLPAEAPWRLYALDLASGAQTPLGEVRSVDDQVVWTDDRTVVYALPGDFGADLYSVPADGSGAPTRLMDSALAPAFLG; encoded by the coding sequence ATGACCTTCCAGCGCCGGATCCTGCTGCTCGCCACGGCGGTGCTCCTGCTCACCGCCGTGGGCGTGCTCGCCGTCCTGCGGGCGTCGTCCCGGGTCGAGGAGAAGGACCACGCGCAGGCGGGCGGCCCGCGCGTCTCCGAAGGCGCGGTCTCGCTGGACCCGGGCCGGGGCGGGCGCCGGATCGTGTTCCGGAACATGGCCTGGGGCCCGCACCGCGACGAGCTCGCCACCGTCCCGGCCGGCGTGCCGGAGGGGGCCCGCACCGCGTCCGGGGTGAGCTGCCTGCGCTTCCACGCGGCCGGCGGCACGGGGATCTGCCTCCAGGCCGACCGGAGCGGGGTCCAGGACGGCTACAAGGCCGTGGTGCTCGACGCCCGCCTGAAGGAGGTGTCCGCGCATCCGCTGAACGGCGTCCCCACCCGCGCCAGGGTCTCGCCCGGCGGACACCTCGCCGCCTGGACCGTCTTCGTCGGCGGGGACTCGTACGCGGGTACGAATTTCTCGACGCGCACCTCGGTGCTCGACCTGCGCACCGGCAGGCTCGACGCCTCGCTGGAGGACTTCGAGATCCTCAAGGACGGCAAGCCGTACCGCGCCGCCGACGTGAATCTCTGGGGTGTCACCTTCGCCGCCGACGAGCGGACCTTCTACGGGACGCTGGCGACCGGCGGCCGGACCCACCTGGTCCGCGGGGACCTGGCCGGGCGCACGGTGACCACCCTGCGCGAGAACGTCGAGTGCCCGTCGCTGTCGCCCGACGGGACCCGGCTGGTGTTCAAGAAGCGGGTGCCGGACCTGCCGGCCGAGGCGCCGTGGCGGCTGTACGCACTGGACCTGGCCTCTGGTGCGCAGACTCCGCTCGGTGAGGTGCGGAGCGTGGACGACCAGGTGGTGTGGACGGACGACCGGACCGTCGTCTACGCCCTGCCGGGGGACTTCGGAGCTGACCTGTACTCCGTACCGGCCGACGGGAGCGGCGCCCCCACCCGGCTCATGGACTCGGCCCTCGCCCCGGCCTTCCTCGGATGA
- a CDS encoding alpha/beta hydrolase — protein sequence MSYAPDGQQYQPYRPQGQTPQPPHGDQYGQPYGQQPYEAGGAPQPPHGRPQPPYGQQPQYGYESQDHHEQPEPPCRKSRGRRWAIAGATVLALAGISALVMNHFEIPPFTDKGSAVSFGQQPAGGGGKKNDAPQQPANSKMLMPTGPAAEFKNSMTLPDGTHVAVTTLDGKKSGFKGKVWVWAPKEYNDPKFAKSGFPVMIALPGGAGFPSNYWMGTDLGLQTSISKWYAEGKSKPFILAMPVLNPAPDDKGVYWDGSDIPGQPKMGTWLTEDVPDLVKANFRTVKSRDGWAFMGSSTGGFAGLKAVLKHPDKFKAVIASGPDIVPDSSLWKGHDKEKAENNPEVLAKQLIDSKGPDVYLAFQVGDSENNKKTLPDVQKFIAAYGNKGPVHAELRVIKGGQHNAKTYVPNMGEGPVQFISKVMEGPVE from the coding sequence ATGTCGTACGCACCCGACGGGCAGCAGTACCAGCCGTACCGGCCGCAAGGGCAGACCCCGCAGCCGCCCCACGGCGACCAGTACGGCCAGCCGTACGGACAGCAGCCGTACGAGGCCGGGGGCGCGCCGCAGCCGCCCCACGGCCGGCCGCAGCCTCCGTACGGGCAGCAGCCGCAGTACGGGTACGAGTCGCAGGACCACCACGAGCAGCCCGAGCCCCCGTGCCGGAAGTCCCGGGGCCGGCGCTGGGCGATCGCGGGGGCCACCGTCCTCGCGCTCGCGGGCATATCGGCGCTCGTGATGAACCACTTCGAGATACCCCCCTTCACCGACAAGGGCTCCGCCGTGTCCTTCGGGCAGCAGCCCGCGGGCGGTGGCGGCAAGAAGAACGACGCACCGCAGCAGCCGGCGAACTCCAAGATGCTGATGCCGACCGGCCCCGCCGCCGAGTTCAAGAACTCGATGACCCTGCCCGACGGCACCCACGTGGCCGTCACCACGCTGGACGGCAAGAAGTCCGGCTTCAAGGGCAAGGTCTGGGTCTGGGCACCCAAGGAGTACAACGACCCGAAGTTCGCCAAGAGCGGCTTCCCGGTCATGATCGCCCTCCCGGGCGGTGCCGGTTTCCCGAGCAACTACTGGATGGGCACCGACCTCGGTCTGCAGACCAGCATCAGCAAGTGGTACGCCGAGGGGAAGAGCAAGCCCTTCATCCTGGCCATGCCGGTGCTCAACCCGGCGCCGGACGACAAGGGCGTCTACTGGGACGGCTCCGACATACCCGGCCAGCCCAAGATGGGCACCTGGCTGACCGAGGACGTCCCGGACCTGGTGAAGGCGAACTTCCGCACCGTCAAGTCCCGTGACGGCTGGGCCTTCATGGGCTCCTCCACCGGCGGGTTCGCGGGTCTGAAGGCCGTGCTGAAGCACCCGGACAAGTTCAAGGCCGTGATCGCCTCCGGCCCGGACATCGTCCCGGACTCCTCCCTCTGGAAGGGCCACGACAAGGAGAAGGCCGAGAACAACCCGGAGGTGCTGGCGAAGCAGCTCATCGACAGCAAGGGTCCGGACGTCTACCTCGCCTTCCAGGTCGGCGACAGCGAGAACAACAAGAAGACCCTTCCGGACGTGCAGAAGTTCATCGCCGCCTACGGCAACAAGGGGCCCGTCCACGCCGAGTTGAGGGTCATCAAGGGCGGCCAGCACAACGCCAAGACCTACGTCCCCAACATGGGTGAGGGACCGGTCCAGTTCATCAGCAAGGTCATGGAAGGACCCGTCGAGTAA